One Mytilus trossulus isolate FHL-02 unplaced genomic scaffold, PNRI_Mtr1.1.1.hap1 h1tg000373l__unscaffolded, whole genome shotgun sequence genomic region harbors:
- the LOC134701935 gene encoding eukaryotic translation initiation factor 4E transporter-like isoform X2, with product MEKEFNSDDSGRNTPREVVLTRSDTPGPTPAYIYSRDQLYEYANSKTAKKRPVCLSTDYDNTEGLWDPEKWFRSFDSGVGDRLSPLNVGEKEKKAEYLNKRRPSDPKERLKEEKDGIVLSPQRRSFGTGCHVTAPTMTRQVSCPADYKDDNRNVRRIGSGRIQIDRDRGEREREPQHAQREREPQRERDYRAIRDRFDDGRDRRYDNRGDNRGYRREYDDRRDFSRHFSRDNGRNRHDSYRHREEEEPEWFSEGPTSQNDRIELHGFEGPREVKEEHVKGKDDEEDDNNMDTGFDEEYHEEAQQDESNKSSEVKVADVKERNGSLETNESSSPEESNNSGSLHVPSPQATNLFDFNEFFKIENLPGLNEGGSPTAEVQTGFQSRFSRWFSSHHGGGSMGNSRENSRRSSINEDFGYLNELLSGTKSPIVPSPPPNTINSMYDKSVFMTPGNSTFSDKPQCISMDMSVSQKNIIAPMLNSIFQNSGSSHHKRNDSNSSNYSVQDVEAQLKALLFGRKDSTASSSGNNSPAVSSPRNVPYIKTVQELEADMKPTTTPGGHNYPQQPIPHPLAMNHHKIERQNRMTPPGARMTPPGVRMTPPTVIHHHQPHQQQHQQHQQPSSQQSSRRSSEDEGDLTAFNKLLSLMQAGAAAAVESPKIPTRQETRVPSPPQQMMQARPQTPNSQQTQAQIAQNEFLQALLRNKEQQNLIRQQALMKMNYMTKQSTPLAQPTPLGQQTPGGLRTTLPESLANYIKQNPTIITKSASPTPPPQSVLQQPQAPTMMNIIQNTSTPRAPSPAPQQVIPNFMPQPTSSPRVPSPIMFSQQPPMHLNAPSPIHPSQLTSTSPINVPAVSMSSTASIRPPVIHRGPSPQELIAHTQAIMQTALLKKQLEDQKERFMKKQQERAKSPNPTGTPIPSKSPSMMPMPMSNNPVIVNNQPKPAVSVAFTPTSVMRKMHSDKASEKDKQKPEMGEGTPAPPPPIRQLIRPDGSLNDEDHNSPNNEIDRHLNNKYQESRNGPQSDQQFNTHVPPPGYSMGSSTGNPEQGTGANKNSRPGPNMMSNMMQANGPLPQMSGPPPLLSTQLSTPGRPIVKAVNVSTSSVTGVMTPNQVPMRQFSVSQQLNTPLSSASIQQRAIMGQNTLQTASPNMPPRPMNISPNPLTRPIVGTPVSQNFSMGIPITGRMPIPQGGVNMSPSPLVLQQMMQGGISPATARVNALNQINQINHLNQMALQAQQQQQRMMDPRLQGIRGIYPPSTMSPRTSLQSAGLNIPNSMGVNVAMSRALSPHALSQKQSMGGPVSPGLFNGNNNLTKPGEPNLFKWFGNDVLKGQIPNMPPLPQQGTRVMTVDEIERC from the exons GACCAGTTGTATGAGTATGCTAACAGTAAAACAGCAAAGAAAAGACCAGTTTGTTTGTCTACAGATTATGATAA cACCGAGGGTTTATGGGATCCAGAGAAATGGTTTAGATCTTTCGATAGTGGTGTTGGTGACAGATTGTCCCCTCTAAATGTAGGAGAGAAAGAAAAGAAAGcagaatatttaaacaaaagaagACCATCAG ATCCGAAAGAGAGACTCAAAGAAGAAAAAGATggtatagttttgagtccccagaGGAGGAGCTTTGGGACAGGATGTCATGTGACAGCTCCTACGATGACAAGACAAGTTAGTTGTCCTGCAGATTATAAGGACGACAACAG aaatgtCAGACGTATTGGTAGTGGTAGAATTCAAATTGACAGAGATAGAGGAGAAAGAGAACGTGAACCTCAGCATGCTCAGAGAGAGCGTGAACCTCAGAGAGAACGTGACTATAGGGCAATCCGTGACAGATTTGATGACGGAAGAGATAGGAGATATGATAACAGGGGAGACAATCGAGGCTACAGAAGGGAGTATGATGACAGG AGGGACTTCAGTCGGCATTTCAGCAGAGACAATG GTCGAAACAGACATGATTCTTACCGTCACCGTGAAGAAGAGGAACCAGAATGGTTCTCGGAGGGGCCCACCAGTCAAAATGATCGCATAGAACTTCATGGATTTGAAGGTCCCAGAGAGGTCAAAGAGGAACACGTGAAGGGCAAGGACGATGAAGAAGACGATAACAACATGGATACTGGATTTGACGAGGAATATCATGAAGAGGCTCAACAGGATGAATCAAATA AAAGTTCAGAAGTAAAAGTAGCTGATGTGAAGGAAAGAAATGGTAGTCTGGAGACCAATGAGTCAAGTTCACCTGAGGAATCAAATAACTCAGGCAGTCTACATGTCCCATCGCCACAGGCAACTaacttgtttgactttaatgAGTTCTTCAAGATAGAAAACCTTCCAGgcttaaat GAAGGGGGTAGTCCCACTGCTGAAGTACAGACTGGATTCCAGAGTCGATTCAGTCGCTGGTTCTCCTCCCATCATGGAGGAGGCAGTATGGGTAACAGTCGAGAGAATAGTCGTAGATCATCAATCAATGAAGACTTTGGATATCTCAATG aACTATTAAGTGGAACCAAAAGTCCAATTGTTCCATCGCCACCACCTAACACCATTAATTCTATGTATGACAAGTCTGTGTTCATGACACCAGGCAACAGTACGTTCTCTGACAAACCACAGTGTATAAGTATGGACATGTCTGTCTCACAGAAAAACATCATAGCTCCAATGTTGAACAGTATATTCCAGAATTCTGGATCATCACATCATAAGCGTAATGATAGCA ACAGTAGTAATTACAGTGTACAGGATGTAGAGGCTCAGCTGAAGGCTTTATTGTTTGGAAGGAAAGACTCCACTGCCTCCAGTAGTGGTAATAACAGTCCTGCTGTGTCCTCTCCTAGAA atGTACCATACATCAAGACTGTACAGGAACTGGAAGCTGATATGAAGCCAACGACCACACCTGGTGGACATAACTACCCACAGCAGCCAATCCCCCACCCACTGGCAATGAATCATCACAAGATCGAAAGACAGAACAGAATGACGCCTCCTGGTGCCAGAATGACTCCTCCTGGTGTGAGAATGACTCCTCCTACTGTGATTCACCATCACCAACCACACCAGCAACAACATCAGCAGCATCAGCAGCCCTCGTCTCAACAATCTTCAAGACGATCAAGTGAGGATGAAGGAGATTTGACGgcatttaataaattattgagTCTGATGCAAGCTGGGGCAGCGGCAGCTGTAGAATCTCCAAAAATTCCA ACTCGACAGGAGACCAGAGTTCCTTCCCCACCACAACAGATGATGCAGGCTAGACCTCAGACTCCAAATAGTCAACAGACTCAAGCTCAAATTGCACAAAATGAGTTTTTACAG gcTTTACTTCGTAACAAGGAGCAACAGAACCTGATACGACAGCAGGCTCTAATGAAGATGAATTACATGACAAAACAATCCACGCCTCTTGCCCAGCCAACACCTTTAGGTCAGCAGACACCAGGTGGCCTACGAACAACCTTGCCCGAATCATTGGCAAATTATATTAAACAGAACCCAACCATCATTACAAAATCAGCCTCCCCAACCCCTCCGCCTCAATCTGTCCTTCAACAGCCACAGGCTCCAACCATGATGAACATCATACAGAACACATCCACACCTAGAGCTCCATCACCGGCACCACAACAAGTCATTCCAAACTTCATGCCACAGCCAACATCATCACCTCGTGTACCTTCACCAATCA TGTTCAGTCAGCAACCACCAATGCATCTCAATGCGCCATCACCGATCCATCCATCTCAGTTAACAAGTACATCACCAATCAATGTACCAGCAGTTTCTATGTCT TCGACTGCTTCAATAAGGCCACCTGTTATCCACCGTGGACCAAGTCCACAGGAACTTATAGCTCATACCCAAGCCATAATGCAGACAGCTttacttaaaaaacaattgGAAGATCAAAAAGAAAGATTTATGAAGAAACAACAAGAAAG GGCTAAGTCACCTAACCCTACAGGAACACCTATTCCATCAAAGTCACCAAGCATGATGCCAATGCCCATGTCTAACAATCCAGTCATTGTTAATAATCAACCAAAG ccTGCAGTGTCAGTTGCTTTTACGCCAACTTCAGTGATGAGAAAGATGCATTCAGACAAAGCAagtgaaaaggacaaacaaaaaCCAGAGATGGGAGAAG GAACACCAGCGCCTCCTCCACCAATCAGACAATTGATACGACCTGATGGGTCATTAAATGACGAAGACCACAACAGTccaaataatgaaattgatagACACCTGAACAACAAGTACCAAGAGTCAAGGAATGGTCCTCAGTCAGATCAACAGTTCAACACTCATGTGCCTCCTCCTGGATACTCTATGGGGTCCAGTACAGGGAACCCTGAACAG ggaacaggtgcaaacaaaaaTTCTCGTCCTGGACCAAATATGATGTCTAACATGATGCAGGCCAATGGACCACTTCCACAGATGAGTGGACCACCACCACTTTTGTCAACACAACTATCCACTCCTGGTAGACCAATTGTCaaag CAGTAAATGTTAGTACTAGTAGTGTAACCGGTGTGATGACACCAAACCAGGTACCTATGCGACAGTTCTCTGTGTCACAGCAACTAAATACTCCTCTGTCCTCTGCCAGTATACAACAGAGGGCTATAATGGGACAGAATACGTTACAGACGGCATCACCCAACATGCCACCCAGACCAATGAACATTTCCCCCAATCCACTCACACGACCGATCGTTGGGACTCCGGTGTCACAGAACTTTTCAATGGGTATTCCCATAACTGGACGTATGCCTATTCCACAAGGAGGAGTTAATATGAGTCCAAGTCCTCTTGTTCTACAACAGATGATGCAGGGAGGTATATCACCAGCTACAGCTAGAG TGAATGCACTGAATCAGATAAACCAAATAAACCACCTGAATCAGATGGCTCTACAGGCCCAGCAACAGCAGCAGAGGATGATGGACCCTAGACTTCAAGGTATTCGTGGAATCTATCCACCTTCTACAATGAGTCCACGGACCTCTTTGCAGTCGGCGGGACTTAATATACCCAACTCAATGGGAGTCAACGTTGCCATGAGCCGTGCTTTGTCACCACATGCACTATCTCAGAAACAAT CAATGGGTGGACCTGTTTCTCCAGGATTATTTAACGGGAACAACAACCTGACAAAACCAGGAGAACCCAATCTGTTTAAGTGGTTTGGAAATGATGTGTTGAAAGGACAAATTCCCAACATGCCACCGCTTCCTCAACAGGGAACCAGAGTCATGACTGTTGATGAAATTGAACGGTGTTAA
- the LOC134701935 gene encoding eukaryotic translation initiation factor 4E transporter-like isoform X1: MTRKQSVRRLLSRKKFGRQINVCISNQRMEKEFNSDDSGRNTPREVVLTRSDTPGPTPAYIYSRDQLYEYANSKTAKKRPVCLSTDYDNTEGLWDPEKWFRSFDSGVGDRLSPLNVGEKEKKAEYLNKRRPSDPKERLKEEKDGIVLSPQRRSFGTGCHVTAPTMTRQVSCPADYKDDNRNVRRIGSGRIQIDRDRGEREREPQHAQREREPQRERDYRAIRDRFDDGRDRRYDNRGDNRGYRREYDDRRDFSRHFSRDNGRNRHDSYRHREEEEPEWFSEGPTSQNDRIELHGFEGPREVKEEHVKGKDDEEDDNNMDTGFDEEYHEEAQQDESNKSSEVKVADVKERNGSLETNESSSPEESNNSGSLHVPSPQATNLFDFNEFFKIENLPGLNEGGSPTAEVQTGFQSRFSRWFSSHHGGGSMGNSRENSRRSSINEDFGYLNELLSGTKSPIVPSPPPNTINSMYDKSVFMTPGNSTFSDKPQCISMDMSVSQKNIIAPMLNSIFQNSGSSHHKRNDSNSSNYSVQDVEAQLKALLFGRKDSTASSSGNNSPAVSSPRNVPYIKTVQELEADMKPTTTPGGHNYPQQPIPHPLAMNHHKIERQNRMTPPGARMTPPGVRMTPPTVIHHHQPHQQQHQQHQQPSSQQSSRRSSEDEGDLTAFNKLLSLMQAGAAAAVESPKIPTRQETRVPSPPQQMMQARPQTPNSQQTQAQIAQNEFLQALLRNKEQQNLIRQQALMKMNYMTKQSTPLAQPTPLGQQTPGGLRTTLPESLANYIKQNPTIITKSASPTPPPQSVLQQPQAPTMMNIIQNTSTPRAPSPAPQQVIPNFMPQPTSSPRVPSPIMFSQQPPMHLNAPSPIHPSQLTSTSPINVPAVSMSSTASIRPPVIHRGPSPQELIAHTQAIMQTALLKKQLEDQKERFMKKQQERAKSPNPTGTPIPSKSPSMMPMPMSNNPVIVNNQPKPAVSVAFTPTSVMRKMHSDKASEKDKQKPEMGEGTPAPPPPIRQLIRPDGSLNDEDHNSPNNEIDRHLNNKYQESRNGPQSDQQFNTHVPPPGYSMGSSTGNPEQGTGANKNSRPGPNMMSNMMQANGPLPQMSGPPPLLSTQLSTPGRPIVKAVNVSTSSVTGVMTPNQVPMRQFSVSQQLNTPLSSASIQQRAIMGQNTLQTASPNMPPRPMNISPNPLTRPIVGTPVSQNFSMGIPITGRMPIPQGGVNMSPSPLVLQQMMQGGISPATARVNALNQINQINHLNQMALQAQQQQQRMMDPRLQGIRGIYPPSTMSPRTSLQSAGLNIPNSMGVNVAMSRALSPHALSQKQSMGGPVSPGLFNGNNNLTKPGEPNLFKWFGNDVLKGQIPNMPPLPQQGTRVMTVDEIERC; this comes from the exons GACCAGTTGTATGAGTATGCTAACAGTAAAACAGCAAAGAAAAGACCAGTTTGTTTGTCTACAGATTATGATAA cACCGAGGGTTTATGGGATCCAGAGAAATGGTTTAGATCTTTCGATAGTGGTGTTGGTGACAGATTGTCCCCTCTAAATGTAGGAGAGAAAGAAAAGAAAGcagaatatttaaacaaaagaagACCATCAG ATCCGAAAGAGAGACTCAAAGAAGAAAAAGATggtatagttttgagtccccagaGGAGGAGCTTTGGGACAGGATGTCATGTGACAGCTCCTACGATGACAAGACAAGTTAGTTGTCCTGCAGATTATAAGGACGACAACAG aaatgtCAGACGTATTGGTAGTGGTAGAATTCAAATTGACAGAGATAGAGGAGAAAGAGAACGTGAACCTCAGCATGCTCAGAGAGAGCGTGAACCTCAGAGAGAACGTGACTATAGGGCAATCCGTGACAGATTTGATGACGGAAGAGATAGGAGATATGATAACAGGGGAGACAATCGAGGCTACAGAAGGGAGTATGATGACAGG AGGGACTTCAGTCGGCATTTCAGCAGAGACAATG GTCGAAACAGACATGATTCTTACCGTCACCGTGAAGAAGAGGAACCAGAATGGTTCTCGGAGGGGCCCACCAGTCAAAATGATCGCATAGAACTTCATGGATTTGAAGGTCCCAGAGAGGTCAAAGAGGAACACGTGAAGGGCAAGGACGATGAAGAAGACGATAACAACATGGATACTGGATTTGACGAGGAATATCATGAAGAGGCTCAACAGGATGAATCAAATA AAAGTTCAGAAGTAAAAGTAGCTGATGTGAAGGAAAGAAATGGTAGTCTGGAGACCAATGAGTCAAGTTCACCTGAGGAATCAAATAACTCAGGCAGTCTACATGTCCCATCGCCACAGGCAACTaacttgtttgactttaatgAGTTCTTCAAGATAGAAAACCTTCCAGgcttaaat GAAGGGGGTAGTCCCACTGCTGAAGTACAGACTGGATTCCAGAGTCGATTCAGTCGCTGGTTCTCCTCCCATCATGGAGGAGGCAGTATGGGTAACAGTCGAGAGAATAGTCGTAGATCATCAATCAATGAAGACTTTGGATATCTCAATG aACTATTAAGTGGAACCAAAAGTCCAATTGTTCCATCGCCACCACCTAACACCATTAATTCTATGTATGACAAGTCTGTGTTCATGACACCAGGCAACAGTACGTTCTCTGACAAACCACAGTGTATAAGTATGGACATGTCTGTCTCACAGAAAAACATCATAGCTCCAATGTTGAACAGTATATTCCAGAATTCTGGATCATCACATCATAAGCGTAATGATAGCA ACAGTAGTAATTACAGTGTACAGGATGTAGAGGCTCAGCTGAAGGCTTTATTGTTTGGAAGGAAAGACTCCACTGCCTCCAGTAGTGGTAATAACAGTCCTGCTGTGTCCTCTCCTAGAA atGTACCATACATCAAGACTGTACAGGAACTGGAAGCTGATATGAAGCCAACGACCACACCTGGTGGACATAACTACCCACAGCAGCCAATCCCCCACCCACTGGCAATGAATCATCACAAGATCGAAAGACAGAACAGAATGACGCCTCCTGGTGCCAGAATGACTCCTCCTGGTGTGAGAATGACTCCTCCTACTGTGATTCACCATCACCAACCACACCAGCAACAACATCAGCAGCATCAGCAGCCCTCGTCTCAACAATCTTCAAGACGATCAAGTGAGGATGAAGGAGATTTGACGgcatttaataaattattgagTCTGATGCAAGCTGGGGCAGCGGCAGCTGTAGAATCTCCAAAAATTCCA ACTCGACAGGAGACCAGAGTTCCTTCCCCACCACAACAGATGATGCAGGCTAGACCTCAGACTCCAAATAGTCAACAGACTCAAGCTCAAATTGCACAAAATGAGTTTTTACAG gcTTTACTTCGTAACAAGGAGCAACAGAACCTGATACGACAGCAGGCTCTAATGAAGATGAATTACATGACAAAACAATCCACGCCTCTTGCCCAGCCAACACCTTTAGGTCAGCAGACACCAGGTGGCCTACGAACAACCTTGCCCGAATCATTGGCAAATTATATTAAACAGAACCCAACCATCATTACAAAATCAGCCTCCCCAACCCCTCCGCCTCAATCTGTCCTTCAACAGCCACAGGCTCCAACCATGATGAACATCATACAGAACACATCCACACCTAGAGCTCCATCACCGGCACCACAACAAGTCATTCCAAACTTCATGCCACAGCCAACATCATCACCTCGTGTACCTTCACCAATCA TGTTCAGTCAGCAACCACCAATGCATCTCAATGCGCCATCACCGATCCATCCATCTCAGTTAACAAGTACATCACCAATCAATGTACCAGCAGTTTCTATGTCT TCGACTGCTTCAATAAGGCCACCTGTTATCCACCGTGGACCAAGTCCACAGGAACTTATAGCTCATACCCAAGCCATAATGCAGACAGCTttacttaaaaaacaattgGAAGATCAAAAAGAAAGATTTATGAAGAAACAACAAGAAAG GGCTAAGTCACCTAACCCTACAGGAACACCTATTCCATCAAAGTCACCAAGCATGATGCCAATGCCCATGTCTAACAATCCAGTCATTGTTAATAATCAACCAAAG ccTGCAGTGTCAGTTGCTTTTACGCCAACTTCAGTGATGAGAAAGATGCATTCAGACAAAGCAagtgaaaaggacaaacaaaaaCCAGAGATGGGAGAAG GAACACCAGCGCCTCCTCCACCAATCAGACAATTGATACGACCTGATGGGTCATTAAATGACGAAGACCACAACAGTccaaataatgaaattgatagACACCTGAACAACAAGTACCAAGAGTCAAGGAATGGTCCTCAGTCAGATCAACAGTTCAACACTCATGTGCCTCCTCCTGGATACTCTATGGGGTCCAGTACAGGGAACCCTGAACAG ggaacaggtgcaaacaaaaaTTCTCGTCCTGGACCAAATATGATGTCTAACATGATGCAGGCCAATGGACCACTTCCACAGATGAGTGGACCACCACCACTTTTGTCAACACAACTATCCACTCCTGGTAGACCAATTGTCaaag CAGTAAATGTTAGTACTAGTAGTGTAACCGGTGTGATGACACCAAACCAGGTACCTATGCGACAGTTCTCTGTGTCACAGCAACTAAATACTCCTCTGTCCTCTGCCAGTATACAACAGAGGGCTATAATGGGACAGAATACGTTACAGACGGCATCACCCAACATGCCACCCAGACCAATGAACATTTCCCCCAATCCACTCACACGACCGATCGTTGGGACTCCGGTGTCACAGAACTTTTCAATGGGTATTCCCATAACTGGACGTATGCCTATTCCACAAGGAGGAGTTAATATGAGTCCAAGTCCTCTTGTTCTACAACAGATGATGCAGGGAGGTATATCACCAGCTACAGCTAGAG TGAATGCACTGAATCAGATAAACCAAATAAACCACCTGAATCAGATGGCTCTACAGGCCCAGCAACAGCAGCAGAGGATGATGGACCCTAGACTTCAAGGTATTCGTGGAATCTATCCACCTTCTACAATGAGTCCACGGACCTCTTTGCAGTCGGCGGGACTTAATATACCCAACTCAATGGGAGTCAACGTTGCCATGAGCCGTGCTTTGTCACCACATGCACTATCTCAGAAACAAT CAATGGGTGGACCTGTTTCTCCAGGATTATTTAACGGGAACAACAACCTGACAAAACCAGGAGAACCCAATCTGTTTAAGTGGTTTGGAAATGATGTGTTGAAAGGACAAATTCCCAACATGCCACCGCTTCCTCAACAGGGAACCAGAGTCATGACTGTTGATGAAATTGAACGGTGTTAA